The genome window TTACGGGAAGGGAACGATCGCAGTCGTTTCGGCCGGGACCAGCGACATCCCGGTGGCGGAAGAAGCCGTGGTCACCGCCGAGGTCATGGGCAACGACGTCGAGCACCTGTACGACGTGGGTGTCGCCGGCATCCATCGGCTGCTGGCGCACCGCGCCGCGCTGACCGAGGCGCGCGTGGTCATCGTCTGCGCCGGCATGGAGGGTGCGCTGCCCAGCGTGGTGGGCGGGCTGCTGCGCGTCCCCGTCATCGCCGTGCCCACCAGCGTGGGCTACGGCGCGTCGTTCAAAGGGCTGGCGGCACTGCTGGGAATGCTGAACTCCTGCGCCTCGAACGTCAGCGTGGTCAACATTGATAACGGCTTCGGCGCGGGCTACGTGGCCTCGATGATCAACCGGCTGTAGGTCAGTTTTCACCACGGAGCCACGGAGACACGGAGGAGGAAATGGCCTTCCGTGACCTGCTCAGCCCGTCCTATTTATTTCTTCTGGATTTCCGGTTAGGGGACTGCGCAGGAAAGACCCGTGCGAAGATCTTGTCCACATTCCGCAACTGGCGCTTGAGCTCGAAGGCGCGGTCGAGCTGCTTGCGGGAGAGGCGCTTCGTGATCTGCTTGTCCTTGACCACCAGGTCGTGGAAACACTCCCCACCCTTCCAGGCGCGCATGGCGTGCTTCTGCACCAGGCGGTAGGCGTCTTCGCGCGACCTGCCGGCTTCGGCGAGGTCGAGGAGGAGCTGCCCGCTGAACACCAACCCGCCCGTGCTCTCGAGGTTCTGTCGCATGCGCTTGGGATAGACCAGCAGCGTGTCAATCAGGTTGGCGGCGCGGTTCAGCATGTAATCGAGCAAGATGGTGGAGTCGGGCAGGATGACGCGCTCGACCGATGAGTGCGAGATGTCGCGCTCGTGCCACAGCGCGACGTTCTCTAGCGCCGCCTGGGCGTTCGCGCGCACCACGCGCGCCAAGCCTGAGATCTGC of Terriglobales bacterium contains these proteins:
- the larB gene encoding nickel pincer cofactor biosynthesis protein LarB, whose product is MTPESLRKLFEQVRRGKLSADEAVARLRHMPFEDLGFAKVDHHRRLRAGMPEVVLAEGKTPWQVASIFARLAKAGGNVLATRATHQHFAAVRKSVHRAEYRELARAIVLQRDRKNYGKGTIAVVSAGTSDIPVAEEAVVTAEVMGNDVEHLYDVGVAGIHRLLAHRAALTEARVVIVCAGMEGALPSVVGGLLRVPVIAVPTSVGYGASFKGLAALLGMLNSCASNVSVVNIDNGFGAGYVASMINRL